TTCGAAACCCTGGACGTTTTTGGACCCGTGGAAATGTGGGGGGATTTGCCTGACTACAAGGTGTTCATGGTGTCCGAGCATGGCGGGCCCGTAAAGTCCGCGCACGGTGTTGAGATCAATGCCGTCTATTCGTTCGGCAGTGCACCTCAATTCGACATTCTTATGGTGCCCGGCGGCATGGGCACGCGAAGAGAAGTTGCCAATCCGGCCCTGCTCGCGTTCCTCTGCGAACAGGATAAAGGGACCGAATGGACCACTTCCGTATGCACTGGTTCTGCCCTTCTTGCCAAAGCGGGCCTTCTGACGAATCGCAAAGCCACGTCCAACAAGCTGGCTTACGCGTTCGCGACAGCCCAAAACGATAAAGTCCTTTGGCAACGAAGCGCACGCTGGGTCATCGACGGCAAGTACGTGACGTCCTCGGGCGTCTCGGCGGGAATCGACATGGCGCTGGGACTCGTAGAAAAAATCTACAGTCGCCAGATAGCCGAGAACGTTGCCCACGAGACCGAATACCTTTGGAACGACGATCCGACCATGGATCCGTTCGCCAACTGAGCGATGCCTCGATCGTATTGCCGTTCAACGAACGTTCCTGGCCGCATGGGTTTCCTTCCCGGGAGGCAGACCGAACATTCGGCGGTATTCCCGCGTGAATTGCTGGACGCTTTCATAACCTACCGAGAACGCCGCACTGCTGGCTGAGAGATTTTCCGAAATCATCAGCCTGCGCGCCTCTATCAAGCGCAACTGCTTCTGAAATTGCAGGGGCGATAGCGAGGTCGCCGCACGGAAGTGCTGATAGAACGACGAGGCACTCATCCCGGCCACCGCCGCCAGGCGCTCGATTGGGAGCGATCGCGCGAAATCCGTGCGCAGCAGGGCGACGGCGCGCGCGACC
The Pandoraea pulmonicola DNA segment above includes these coding regions:
- a CDS encoding DJ-1/PfpI family protein, translating into MSTKRIGIVLFDGFETLDVFGPVEMWGDLPDYKVFMVSEHGGPVKSAHGVEINAVYSFGSAPQFDILMVPGGMGTRREVANPALLAFLCEQDKGTEWTTSVCTGSALLAKAGLLTNRKATSNKLAYAFATAQNDKVLWQRSARWVIDGKYVTSSGVSAGIDMALGLVEKIYSRQIAENVAHETEYLWNDDPTMDPFAN